The Flammeovirga yaeyamensis genome segment TTTCATTCATCTTTTTTTCATCTGGGAAAAATGCTCTATTGCTATTTAACTGATGGAATAATTCATTTATAGTAGCATCAGAATAACGACTATCGTGTTGTACTTTATCTCCCCAAACATATCTGTTTTCAAATTCTGCTAAGAGGCCGATTTGAGGACTAAAATATATAATTGATAAAGGGTAATATGCTTCATAGCATTTTCTATCTGATAGTTTCTGAAACTTATAAACATCAAAAACTTCATTTGATGCCATAATTGAAAGATGATCATTGAACCTGAAATAAGTTTTTATTATTTCATTTTGCCCCAACCTTGTAATTTTAGATAAACTATCGTTTTCAAAAAATGAAAATGTTTCGATACAATCTTCACTTAAATAATATTCAAATGTTTTTGTGTTGTTCTTGTCCTTAAAAACAGTTAGTTGATAATTTCTACTTTTGGAGGAATCTGAAATGTTTATTTTGTAGTTTTTGTATTCTATCTCCCCTTTATACATCAACTCTTGCAATTCTATATCTTCATCAATAGTATCTTTACAAGATGAAAGGAATGATATCAACCCAACAAAAATTAAATATTTAGGCTTCATAAATAGATTGTCTTTTAATTTTTATTATTCTCTTTAAACGACATTTTGTACCAATGAATTAACCTTATTGACTAAAGTCATCCTCCTCCATTTCATAAATATCCAATTCTAATACATCTTCAATATCTTCTTCAACATCATTAATTATAATTTTTTTTAAATTATTTATTCTAGAATAAAAATTCTTGACCAACTCTTCTTCATCAGGATAAAACTGTTTGTTTTGGCTTAGTGTTGAATTTATTTTAGTAAAACTATCTTTATGATATCTTGTATCAGATAGCACATATGTTTTAGAGGTGCTGAAACTATAATTACATATCAAACCCAAATCCGGATTAAAATACGTTCTAGATTGGTAACAAGATCCGCAGCTACAGATTCGGTCTGATAATTTTCTGAATTTATAAACATCAATAATGTCTCCCTCAAATTCTATTTGAACCTGATCTTTTAAATCGTATTTTTTGACAGACTCCTTCTTCCCGTCTACCATATCCACTCTAGTTAAACTGTCATTTGGATAAATTGTATAGGTTATGATATAATGTTTGAAATAAAAATATTCAAATGATTTAGAACCATCATTATTTTTATAAATCGATAAAATGACATTATTGGTTGAGTTCCACCATCTTGCTTCAGGATTTATTAAATCATGATTCTGATGTACTGCCTCCCCTTTATACACCAACTCCTGCAATCCCATATCTTCATCAATAGTATCTTTACAGGAATAGAAAAGTGTAATTACAATACAAAGTAATAGTTTGATTTTCATTAGTTTATTGGTTTTATATTGAAGAGTTAAAAAGGATACTTTATATCAAAAACCCCGGAATGAATTTCCGAGGCTTTTGTTATTAATTTTATTTTTCTTCCTTTTTCTTAAAAATGATACTATTCAACATTTCCACCTCGTCTTCAGAGAAATCGTCGAACCATTCTTTCATTTTCTTTACGGCTAAATCCTTATGATCTTCTTTAATGCAAACTGCGGCATAACTTAGAGCCGCTAGAACTACAGAAAAATCATCGGCAAAACCGACTACAGGAATAAAATCTGGAATCAAATCAAATGGTACTAAGAGGTAGCCTAGTGCACCTGCAATAGCTGCTTTCGCTTTCGATGGCGTATCATTATCAATGTACATGAAAAATAATATCAATCCAGCATAAACCACTTTTTGACCCGCTTTTTTAACAATCTTAAATAGGGATTGCAGGAAATCGTTTTCTTTAAATTTAGTAGCGTATTTATCTACATCAATGTTCTCTAGGTTTATCTTTTTCATTGTTTATTAATTTTCAATTTATTCAAATTCATAGTTCCAATTCCTAACTCCTAACTCAAATTACCAAGAATTACAAGAATCTCCCCCTTACCTCTTACTTCTTCCCTCTTACTTCAACTACGCTCCTTCCCCTCCATCATCCTGACTATCCATCGTATGTCCACTCTCATCTATCCCACCAGATCTTTCCAAGATTTTAAGCGACCCCAAGTAAAATGGTTCCTCATCGAAATAGATATCGAAGTCGTCTTCATCGGCGTCTCCGTCCCATTCTCTTTTGGTGTGGAGAATAGAAGTGAATTGAGGTAGAATTTCTTGATCAAAGGATGGTAATAATATAGCATAAGAACCCATTTCCTTAATCACCTCCATTTTTTTATCTACGCTCATAGCATATTTATACGCATGGTTTCTTTCTTTGAGGTATGAAATCACATCACCTACTAATAGAATACCTTTTTCATTTAGGGTGATGCTGGAACGTAACACATCAATCAGGTTTTCTCTAATGTAAGGCTTAATTTGATGTTCTTCTTTCAGGAATTCCTTTAGAAACTTTTTGTAAGTAATATCCGATTCCACCTTTGACAATAGATCACGAGTACTTATTTGAAGGTTATTATTGTTATAAAAATATTGAAGAAAACACTTCTCGAAATTTCTAGCCATAAAACCTTTAAAGTGTTTCCCCACTTTCAAAATGGTTTTCTTTTTCGTTACATCGGCCCCACCCACTCCATCGAGTACTCTTTCAAAGACAAGATAGATTAAAGTGTATCTCATTAGTATTTTACCGTCAATAGTATTCGATCGGGTAAGCAATGCAATTTCGGCAGGTCTTAATTGTAACTGTTTAAAATCCATAGTTCTATTGGGAATATCATTATCTAATGGTACACACTATACACAGGGTATCTTCGATAAGATGTTTCTTTATGATTGGAACGGTCGTATATGAAATTTAACTGCTTATAGGCACTTTTCCTCATTTCGGGGTCCCTTTTCTTGGCATCTTCCAATTCTTTTAGCAATTGAGGGTTTTCTTTTAACAATTTTGCCGCTTTATCCTCAAAAACATAAGATGAAAAATGTTCTTTTTGTTGAAGAATCGCATCAAAGAAGTTCCAAGCAAAGTAACTGTCTTGTGCTCTAGCGGTTAGTACTTCCACTAAAAATCGTTTGGATTGATTATCGGTTTTAATCAAATAATCTCCTTTTAGAAATTTGATATTTTCCTCTTTTTCTGATGTTTTGATATCATAATGGAGGTAATGCCCTTCGTAGGGTGATTTTACCGTTTGATAATCTTCGATATAAGTAGTCATTACTTGTTTTTCTATATCAGTAGGTAATTCTTCTACATCTATATTGTTTTGCTTCAGCATTTCTACTACTTTTTGATATCCCTTTGGAATAATATAAGCTGCAGGAACCTTCACACTATCCACCACAGTAAGACCTGAATAGAAAGGTATTTTGTTATTGTATGGTTTCGATCGATCATAATACAATCGGTCCAATCCTGATACTTTACTTTTGATGATTTCACCTTCATACCCTTTAAAATTTAAAGTGTCTGCAACCGATTCATCAATTTGCCATTTGATAGGTAGATAAGTGGCTAATTGTTGTTGGTTTCTTTCTTTTTTCATCACTTGAGTTAGTGCATCTCCTTTTTCTTCCAAGAGTAAAATACTTTGTTTCAGAAACTCATAGGTCGCTTGAGTTCTTTGTTTAAAAGGCTTCAGCATATGGGTTTCAATCACATAACTAGGCACATTAAATAAGGCTGCATAACCAGAAGAATATCTTGGAGAATCGTAAAACTGACGGTAACCTTTATCAGGAGTCGTACCCCAAACATTTACATAAGGAACTATCGGCCATCCTTTTTCTTCCATATTTTTCTCGAAATAAGGATTCATGGTCGATTTCACGAATTTCCCGACCTCTCCTAATTTTCCT includes the following:
- a CDS encoding YkvA family protein, producing MKKINLENIDVDKYATKFKENDFLQSLFKIVKKAGQKVVYAGLILFFMYIDNDTPSKAKAAIAGALGYLLVPFDLIPDFIPVVGFADDFSVVLAALSYAAVCIKEDHKDLAVKKMKEWFDDFSEDEVEMLNSIIFKKKEEK
- a CDS encoding M14 family metallopeptidase — protein: MKKYFFYQFILIGFLISCDTKQEQPLSEEVDWSTVFEKTDGKETFTYQEGIDYLQKLNKHYEKFHVLEYGTTDAGYPLHLGIYTPDENYLPTDFKEKNVLLINNAIHPGEPDGVDASFMLVRNILQGKEDFEVKNTIIAFIPFYNIGGALNRNTGTRANQEGPHSYGFRGNAQNLDLNRDFIKMDSKNMKTLAEIFHLIQPDLFIDTHVSNGADYQYTLTYLASHEGKLGEVGKFVKSTMNPYFEKNMEEKGWPIVPYVNVWGTTPDKGYRQFYDSPRYSSGYAALFNVPSYVIETHMLKPFKQRTQATYEFLKQSILLLEEKGDALTQVMKKERNQQQLATYLPIKWQIDESVADTLNFKGYEGEIIKSKVSGLDRLYYDRSKPYNNKIPFYSGLTVVDSVKVPAAYIIPKGYQKVVEMLKQNNIDVEELPTDIEKQVMTTYIEDYQTVKSPYEGHYLHYDIKTSEKEENIKFLKGDYLIKTDNQSKRFLVEVLTARAQDSYFAWNFFDAILQQKEHFSSYVFEDKAAKLLKENPQLLKELEDAKKRDPEMRKSAYKQLNFIYDRSNHKETSYRRYPVYSVYH